A genome region from Dickeya chrysanthemi NCPPB 402 includes the following:
- a CDS encoding helix-turn-helix transcriptional regulator codes for MSQDRNNNDNYADAQDVQATIRKLRQRMQERSVAQTYFQPSSVAVVTEIADIAKVRASKNSRPLNTSERRLAMQNIIRRMMFGEISQGNALKELRLNVLGLRQEAYASLVGVSRKTLSEIENGKGNYTADIINKVFKPFGLKMGLMPVSPSLLAEILSTAPTSGGQSDSR; via the coding sequence ATGAGTCAGGACCGCAATAATAACGATAACTACGCCGATGCACAGGATGTTCAGGCAACCATACGCAAGCTACGTCAGCGTATGCAGGAGCGCAGTGTAGCGCAGACGTATTTTCAGCCGTCATCCGTCGCCGTGGTAACCGAGATAGCGGATATCGCAAAAGTGAGGGCATCAAAAAACTCCCGGCCACTCAATACCAGCGAGCGGCGGCTTGCCATGCAAAACATTATCCGCAGGATGATGTTCGGCGAGATATCGCAGGGAAACGCACTTAAAGAATTGCGTCTTAACGTGTTGGGCCTTCGGCAGGAGGCTTACGCCAGTTTGGTGGGGGTATCACGCAAAACCTTGTCCGAAATAGAGAACGGCAAGGGCAATTATACGGCGGATATTATCAACAAAGTGTTTAAGCCTTTTGGGCTGAAGATGGGGCTTATGCCGGTATCGCCGTCATTACTTGCCGAGATCCTCTCGACCGCTCCCACCTCTGGCGGGCAATCGGATAGCCGGTAA
- the hpxZ gene encoding oxalurate catabolism protein HpxZ, whose protein sequence is MTPESTTSDINLPEVLAEVTDAFYRYEQALTGNDVEVLDQLFWHDERTVRYGASENLYGIEQIREFRAARPSAGLDRQLHNTVITTYGRDMAVASTEFRREGSEKIGRQMQTWRRTEQGWRIVAAHVSLMV, encoded by the coding sequence ATGACACCCGAGAGCACTACGTCCGACATTAATCTGCCCGAGGTACTGGCCGAGGTCACCGACGCCTTTTACCGCTATGAACAGGCGCTGACCGGCAACGATGTTGAGGTACTAGACCAGTTGTTCTGGCACGATGAACGCACCGTGCGTTACGGCGCGTCTGAAAACCTGTACGGCATTGAGCAGATCCGCGAATTTCGCGCCGCCCGCCCGTCAGCCGGGCTGGACAGGCAGTTGCACAACACCGTGATCACCACCTACGGCCGCGACATGGCGGTCGCCAGTACCGAGTTTCGTCGTGAAGGCAGCGAGAAAATCGGCCGCCAGATGCAAACCTGGCGGCGTACTGAGCAAGGCTGGCGGATCGTAGCGGCCCATGTGAGCCTGATGGTGTAA
- a CDS encoding AtzE family amidohydrolase, whose translation MNPAQLSIRSLQAELAAGHLSAIDIARDTLARIEQHNPAVNAYTAVTAQRMLTEANGVDLKRRLGEPLPALAGVPYAVKNLFDVAGETTLAGARLFSQRPAAAQDAFAVRQLQAQGALLSGLLNMDAYAYGFTTENSHYGATRNPHDLTRIAGGSSGGSAAAVAAGLVNFALGSDTNGSIRVPASLCGIFGLKPTFGRLSRQGTQPFVGSLDHIGPLARSIDDLALVYDVLQGRDPADRFQADQPLRSTVPSLADAAPLRSRVLGGYFAQWCDEQATTAVQQVADALNADSEVTLDNAALARTAAFILSASEGGNQYLPALRDAPDQFEPLSRERLLAGAMIPAAWYVQAQRFRDHFRREVLALFNDTDLLIAPATPCPATPIGQETMRINHTDLPIRASMGMLTQPISFVGLPVVTVPLATAGGLPIGVQLIAAPWREDVALHAAWHLEQQGIAQALPPMTFHPQGLSA comes from the coding sequence ATGAATCCCGCGCAACTGTCTATCCGCTCGTTGCAGGCTGAGCTGGCGGCCGGTCACCTTTCCGCCATCGACATCGCCCGCGACACGCTCGCGCGCATCGAACAGCACAACCCGGCTGTCAATGCTTATACCGCCGTCACGGCACAACGTATGCTGACGGAAGCCAACGGCGTGGACCTCAAGCGCCGGTTAGGTGAGCCGCTGCCCGCGCTGGCTGGCGTACCCTATGCGGTAAAAAACCTGTTCGATGTCGCCGGCGAAACCACCCTGGCCGGCGCCAGGCTGTTCAGCCAGCGCCCAGCGGCCGCTCAGGATGCATTCGCCGTACGCCAGCTACAAGCACAGGGGGCGTTGCTCTCCGGCCTGCTGAATATGGATGCCTACGCCTACGGTTTTACCACCGAGAACAGCCACTACGGCGCCACCCGCAACCCGCACGATTTGACACGCATCGCCGGCGGCTCATCCGGCGGCTCGGCGGCGGCGGTAGCGGCCGGTTTGGTGAATTTTGCGCTGGGCAGCGACACCAATGGGTCGATCCGCGTTCCCGCTTCGTTGTGCGGTATCTTCGGGCTGAAGCCGACGTTTGGCCGGTTATCACGTCAGGGAACCCAGCCGTTTGTCGGCAGCCTCGATCACATCGGCCCGCTGGCGCGTAGCATAGACGATCTGGCGCTGGTGTATGACGTACTGCAAGGCCGTGATCCGGCCGATCGGTTTCAGGCGGATCAACCACTGCGATCCACGGTGCCTTCACTGGCGGACGCCGCGCCGCTGCGCAGCCGGGTACTGGGCGGTTACTTCGCGCAATGGTGCGATGAACAGGCCACCACCGCTGTGCAGCAAGTCGCCGACGCCTTAAATGCCGACAGCGAGGTGACACTGGATAATGCTGCGCTGGCGCGTACCGCGGCGTTTATTCTTTCCGCCAGCGAAGGCGGTAATCAGTACCTGCCGGCGCTGCGCGACGCACCGGATCAATTTGAGCCGCTTTCGCGTGAACGACTGTTGGCCGGTGCGATGATCCCCGCCGCCTGGTATGTGCAGGCCCAGCGTTTCCGTGATCATTTCCGCCGCGAAGTGCTGGCGCTGTTCAACGATACCGATCTGCTGATTGCCCCGGCGACGCCCTGCCCGGCAACGCCGATCGGCCAGGAAACCATGCGTATCAACCATACCGATTTACCGATCCGCGCCAGCATGGGCATGTTGACCCAGCCGATTTCGTTCGTTGGTCTGCCGGTGGTCACCGTGCCGCTGGCAACCGCCGGTGGATTGCCGATCGGCGTGCAGTTAATCGCCGCGCCGTGGCGGGAGGACGTCGCGCTGCACGCCGCCTGGCATCTTGAACAGCAGGGCATCGCGCAGGCGCTGCCGCCCATGACGTTTCACCCACAAGGACTTTCCGCATGA
- the hpxX gene encoding oxalurate catabolism protein HpxX, producing the protein MKNRDIDQDTLAAYLQQMEVLMGLELNNARRQELHVQFSRIAAMAQPLMAFPLDERQEVAGVYRP; encoded by the coding sequence ATGAAAAACAGGGATATCGATCAGGACACGCTGGCCGCGTACCTGCAACAAATGGAAGTCCTGATGGGGCTGGAATTGAATAACGCCCGTCGTCAGGAATTGCACGTCCAGTTCAGCCGCATCGCCGCGATGGCGCAGCCGCTGATGGCGTTCCCGTTGGATGAGCGTCAGGAAGTGGCGGGGGTCTACCGGCCATGA
- a CDS encoding gamma-glutamyltransferase family protein, with translation MMQSHIAPSGMAVTPHHLASASAQRVLRAGGNAIEAMVAAAAAIAVVYPHMNGLGGDGFWLIVPPQGAPIAIDASGAAGSLATRARYAGESRIPHRGPNAALTVAGTVGGWQAALDYAAELDLGTPLPLAQLVEDAIHYARHGIPVTQSQEDALTSRQHELRDFPEFRRVFMPQGTIPRTGSRFTQPDLADTLQQLAQDGLDSFYRGALAARMAKQMAALGLPVTAGDLADYRARRTTPLVLKHSKGEVFNLAPPTQGLVSLAILGITDRLGMADLSDSQTIHRIVEATKLAFGLRDKYITDPKLITQDIQALLSDTPLQTLAARVDTRIAAPWGQGKGPGDTVWMGVCDRHGVSVSFIQSIYHEFGSGMVLPGTGVLWQNRGASFSLDPAHLLALEPGKQPFHTLNPAAARLSDGRTMVYGSMGGDGQPQTQAALFIRHVMQGVPLQQAITAPRWLLGRTWGQSSDTLKLEERFTPATVDALRTLGHDVELLTGFSETVGHAGAIVRHVNGMLEGASDPRSNGSAVGY, from the coding sequence ATGATGCAAAGTCATATCGCCCCGTCGGGCATGGCGGTCACACCGCATCATCTTGCCAGCGCCAGCGCGCAGCGTGTTTTGCGTGCCGGAGGCAATGCCATTGAAGCGATGGTGGCCGCTGCCGCAGCGATAGCCGTGGTTTACCCGCATATGAACGGTCTGGGCGGCGATGGTTTTTGGTTGATCGTACCGCCGCAGGGCGCTCCGATCGCCATTGACGCCAGCGGTGCCGCCGGTTCGCTGGCGACCCGCGCTCGCTACGCCGGTGAAAGCCGTATTCCTCACCGTGGCCCCAACGCCGCACTGACCGTCGCCGGGACGGTAGGCGGATGGCAGGCAGCGCTGGATTACGCCGCTGAACTGGATCTCGGTACGCCCTTACCGCTGGCGCAGCTAGTGGAAGACGCTATCCACTACGCCCGCCACGGCATACCGGTCACCCAGTCGCAAGAAGACGCGCTGACCAGCCGCCAGCACGAACTGCGCGATTTCCCCGAATTCCGCCGCGTATTCATGCCGCAAGGCACCATTCCACGTACCGGCAGCCGTTTTACCCAGCCGGATCTGGCCGATACCCTGCAACAACTGGCGCAAGACGGGCTGGACAGCTTTTATCGCGGCGCGCTGGCGGCACGCATGGCGAAACAGATGGCCGCGCTGGGCCTGCCGGTCACCGCCGGCGACCTGGCGGATTACCGTGCCCGCCGCACCACGCCGCTGGTGCTGAAACACAGCAAAGGCGAAGTGTTTAACCTGGCGCCGCCGACGCAAGGGCTGGTATCGCTGGCGATTCTGGGGATTACCGACAGGCTGGGGATGGCGGACTTGAGCGACAGCCAGACCATTCACCGCATAGTAGAAGCCACCAAACTGGCGTTTGGGCTACGCGACAAATACATCACCGACCCGAAACTGATCACGCAGGATATTCAGGCGCTGCTGTCTGATACCCCTTTGCAGACGCTCGCCGCCCGTGTAGACACCCGCATAGCCGCCCCCTGGGGGCAAGGCAAAGGGCCGGGCGATACCGTCTGGATGGGCGTGTGCGATCGCCACGGGGTGTCGGTTTCGTTCATTCAGAGTATTTATCACGAATTCGGTAGCGGCATGGTGCTGCCGGGCACCGGCGTGCTGTGGCAAAACCGCGGCGCTTCTTTCAGCCTGGACCCAGCCCACTTGCTGGCGCTGGAGCCGGGCAAACAACCCTTTCACACGCTCAACCCGGCGGCGGCGCGCTTGTCTGACGGGCGCACGATGGTCTACGGCTCAATGGGCGGCGACGGTCAGCCACAGACGCAGGCCGCGCTGTTCATTCGTCATGTGATGCAAGGCGTGCCGTTACAACAGGCGATTACGGCGCCGCGCTGGTTGCTGGGGCGAACCTGGGGGCAGTCGTCCGATACGCTCAAACTGGAGGAGCGTTTCACGCCGGCCACCGTCGATGCGTTGCGTACTCTCGGCCACGATGTGGAACTGCTTACCGGATTTAGCGAAACCGTCGGTCACGCCGGTGCCATTGTTCGCCACGTCAACGGCATGCTGGAAGGCGCCAGCGATCCGCGCAGCAACGGCAGCGCGGTCGGCTATTAA
- a CDS encoding MurR/RpiR family transcriptional regulator has protein sequence MKQIDERLRSRYSELSPQEQRVAEFIFDHLDDLISYNSAELARLSGVSKATVSRLFRRLGYPSYREMRDELRTLRQSGMPLTDNRDAVQGNTLLARHYKQEMANLTQWVNQIDPQQFGAVIAALQQARRVCILGLRNSYPVALHLRQQLLQIRPQVPLLAQPGQTLAEELTDLDERDVVVVVAFRRRPRLILPVLQQLHARRIPVLLLCEPQVHTLPTLASWSLTAPLDSVSAFDSYAGAMSLVNLISNALLHQMLAEGRQRIHDIADLYLQLDELEQR, from the coding sequence ATGAAGCAGATTGACGAACGGTTGCGCAGCCGGTACAGCGAACTGTCGCCGCAAGAGCAGCGGGTGGCGGAGTTTATCTTCGACCATCTGGACGACCTTATCAGCTACAACAGCGCCGAGCTGGCGCGGCTGAGCGGCGTTTCCAAGGCTACGGTCAGCCGTCTGTTCCGCCGCCTCGGCTACCCCAGCTACCGCGAAATGCGTGATGAGCTGCGCACCCTGCGCCAGAGCGGGATGCCGTTGACCGATAATCGGGACGCGGTGCAGGGCAACACGCTGCTGGCGCGTCATTACAAGCAGGAGATGGCCAACCTGACGCAGTGGGTCAACCAGATCGATCCGCAGCAGTTCGGCGCGGTGATCGCCGCGCTACAGCAGGCCCGGCGCGTGTGTATTCTCGGGCTGCGCAACAGCTACCCGGTGGCATTGCACCTGCGCCAGCAACTGTTGCAAATCCGCCCGCAGGTGCCGTTGCTGGCGCAGCCCGGCCAGACGCTGGCGGAAGAACTGACGGATCTCGACGAGCGGGATGTCGTGGTGGTGGTGGCGTTTCGCCGCCGCCCGCGCCTGATTCTGCCAGTGTTGCAGCAACTGCACGCCCGCCGGATTCCGGTGTTGCTGCTGTGCGAGCCGCAGGTGCATACGCTGCCGACGCTGGCCTCCTGGTCGCTGACCGCACCGCTGGACAGCGTATCAGCGTTTGACAGCTACGCCGGCGCCATGAGTCTGGTCAATCTGATCAGCAACGCGCTGCTGCACCAGATGCTGGCGGAAGGGCGTCAGCGTATCCACGATATCGCCGATCTTTATCTGCAACTGGACGAGCTGGAGCAGCGCTAA
- a CDS encoding transporter substrate-binding domain-containing protein, with translation MKIGKRVLAVVGAALLMAQAGQAMADQWQDIQKRGVLRVAVPQDFPPFGSVGTDLQPQGYDIDMARYLADEMKLKLQLVPVTSANRVPYLQTDKVDLVISSLGKNAEREKVIDFSSAYAPFFLGVFGPKETDVGAPAALQGKTVGVTRGAVEDMVLTETAPKTADIKRYEDNNTTLSAYMSGQVQYIATGNLVVAAIAEKNPAKAPVAKFMLKDSPCYIGLKKDEPALKAKVNELIEKALKDNTLNGLSEKWLKAPLPANLGA, from the coding sequence ATGAAGATCGGAAAACGTGTTTTGGCAGTAGTTGGCGCAGCGCTGTTGATGGCTCAGGCAGGACAAGCGATGGCGGATCAATGGCAGGATATCCAGAAGCGCGGCGTACTGCGTGTTGCGGTGCCGCAGGACTTCCCGCCGTTTGGTTCGGTCGGCACCGATTTGCAGCCGCAGGGCTACGACATCGACATGGCCCGCTACCTGGCCGATGAGATGAAACTAAAGTTGCAGCTGGTGCCGGTGACCAGCGCCAACCGTGTGCCGTATTTGCAGACCGACAAGGTCGATCTGGTGATTTCCAGCCTGGGTAAAAATGCGGAACGTGAAAAAGTGATCGACTTCAGTAGCGCTTATGCGCCGTTCTTCCTGGGCGTGTTCGGCCCGAAAGAGACGGATGTCGGCGCGCCGGCGGCGTTGCAAGGTAAAACCGTCGGCGTGACCCGCGGTGCGGTGGAAGACATGGTGCTGACCGAGACTGCGCCCAAAACCGCCGACATCAAGCGCTATGAAGACAACAACACCACGCTGTCGGCTTATATGTCCGGTCAGGTGCAGTATATCGCCACCGGCAACCTGGTGGTGGCGGCGATTGCCGAGAAGAACCCGGCGAAAGCGCCTGTCGCCAAATTCATGCTGAAAGACTCGCCCTGCTACATCGGCCTGAAAAAGGACGAGCCTGCGCTGAAAGCGAAAGTCAACGAGCTGATTGAAAAAGCGCTTAAGGACAACACGCTCAACGGCCTGTCCGAAAAATGGCTGAAAGCGCCGCTGCCGGCCAATCTGGGCGCCTAA
- a CDS encoding amino acid ABC transporter permease, with product MTYQLHFAALWPYWPELLAGLWVTVQLTTMATLGGIAIGIGGAALRSGKPTLVSRLWGLYVELIRNTPFVVQLFFIVFGLPGLGLKLTAGQAALLAMLVNLGAYSTEIIRAGIQVTPKGQWEAARVLGLSRAQTFTRVILPPALQRIYPALVSQCIIVMLGSSVVSQVSFEELTFAANLIQSRTFLSFEVYLVTTLCYLVLSMLMRQLLLLVGRRFLGTPR from the coding sequence ATGACTTATCAGCTTCATTTCGCGGCGCTGTGGCCATACTGGCCGGAGTTACTGGCCGGCTTGTGGGTCACCGTACAACTGACGACGATGGCGACACTCGGCGGGATTGCCATCGGCATTGGCGGTGCGGCATTACGCAGCGGTAAGCCGACCCTCGTCAGCCGCTTGTGGGGCTTGTACGTCGAGCTTATCCGCAATACGCCGTTTGTGGTGCAACTGTTTTTCATCGTGTTCGGTCTGCCGGGGTTGGGGCTCAAACTCACCGCCGGGCAGGCCGCCCTGCTGGCGATGTTGGTGAACCTGGGTGCTTACAGCACGGAGATTATTCGTGCCGGCATCCAGGTGACGCCGAAAGGCCAGTGGGAGGCCGCGCGAGTGCTGGGGTTGTCGCGTGCTCAGACCTTTACGCGGGTGATTTTGCCGCCCGCGCTGCAACGGATTTATCCGGCGCTGGTCAGTCAGTGCATCATCGTGATGCTCGGTTCATCCGTGGTGTCGCAGGTGTCGTTTGAAGAGCTGACCTTTGCCGCCAACTTAATTCAGTCACGGACTTTCCTCAGTTTTGAGGTGTATCTGGTGACCACACTCTGCTATCTGGTGCTGTCGATGCTGATGCGTCAGCTGCTGTTGCTGGTCGGGCGACGTTTTCTGGGGACACCGCGCTGA
- a CDS encoding amino acid ABC transporter permease: MTFTDWDIVRNLLLAGRWTVLLSLVAFFGGGVVTLPLLLLRLTKRRWPMRLTRLYANVFQGTPLLMQLFLAFFGLGLFGIDVSPWTAAALALTLFTSAFLVDIWHGSVQALPKGQWEACRCLGLTFTQTLTRVIAPQAMRIAIAPTVGFSVQVIKGTALASIIGFVELTKAGTMLNNVTYQPFKVFGLVALGYFLLCYPLSYYSRYLEKKFNAAHHH, translated from the coding sequence ATGACATTTACTGACTGGGATATTGTGCGCAACCTGCTGCTGGCCGGGCGCTGGACGGTGCTGTTGTCGCTGGTGGCGTTTTTCGGCGGCGGTGTGGTGACGTTGCCGTTGTTGCTGCTGCGACTAACCAAACGTCGCTGGCCGATGCGTCTGACCCGGCTATACGCCAATGTATTTCAGGGCACGCCGCTGCTGATGCAGCTGTTTCTGGCGTTTTTCGGGCTGGGGCTGTTCGGTATCGACGTTAGCCCGTGGACGGCCGCCGCCCTAGCGCTGACGCTGTTTACCAGCGCATTTCTGGTGGATATCTGGCACGGCAGCGTGCAGGCCTTGCCGAAAGGGCAATGGGAAGCCTGTCGTTGTCTGGGGCTGACTTTCACACAGACGTTGACCCGGGTGATTGCGCCTCAGGCGATGCGCATTGCCATTGCGCCGACGGTAGGGTTTTCGGTGCAGGTGATCAAAGGCACCGCGCTGGCGTCAATCATCGGTTTTGTCGAGCTGACCAAGGCCGGCACCATGCTCAATAACGTGACATACCAGCCATTCAAGGTGTTCGGGCTGGTGGCGCTGGGCTATTTCCTGTTGTGTTACCCGTTGTCGTACTACAGCCGTTATCTGGAGAAGAAATTCAATGCCGCTCATCACCATTAA
- a CDS encoding amino acid ABC transporter ATP-binding protein, whose product MPLITINQVHKYYGQNHVLKGVDLDIDAGEVISIIGRSGSGKSTLLRCINGLEGYQDGSIKLGGMTVTDRDSQAREISRSVGMIFQNFNLFPHMTALENVMLAPKLVLGKSAAECRELGVKMLEKVGLGERIDYYPSSLSGGQQQRVAIARALAMSPKVLLCDEITSALDPELVGEVLKVLEQLAAEGMTLILVTHEMNFAREVGDRVVFMHQGKVWEQGSGDVLFANPQTAELKQFIASVRL is encoded by the coding sequence ATGCCGCTCATCACCATTAATCAGGTCCATAAATATTACGGCCAGAACCACGTGCTGAAAGGGGTGGATCTGGATATTGATGCGGGTGAGGTTATCTCCATCATCGGTCGCAGCGGTTCCGGCAAAAGCACCCTGTTGCGCTGTATCAACGGGCTGGAAGGCTATCAGGACGGCAGCATCAAGCTGGGTGGCATGACCGTGACCGACCGTGATTCGCAGGCGCGGGAAATCAGCCGTTCCGTCGGCATGATCTTCCAGAATTTCAACCTGTTCCCGCATATGACCGCGCTGGAAAACGTGATGCTGGCACCCAAACTGGTGCTGGGGAAAAGCGCCGCCGAGTGCCGTGAGCTGGGCGTGAAGATGCTGGAGAAGGTCGGGCTGGGCGAACGCATCGATTACTACCCGTCCAGCCTGTCCGGCGGCCAGCAACAACGGGTGGCGATCGCCCGCGCGCTGGCGATGAGCCCGAAAGTACTGCTGTGCGATGAGATCACCTCGGCGCTGGACCCGGAGCTGGTCGGTGAAGTGCTGAAGGTGCTGGAACAACTGGCGGCGGAAGGCATGACGCTGATTCTGGTCACCCACGAGATGAATTTCGCCCGCGAAGTGGGCGACCGGGTGGTGTTTATGCATCAAGGCAAGGTGTGGGAGCAGGGGAGCGGCGATGTGCTGTTCGCCAATCCGCAGACCGCCGAATTGAAACAGTTTATCGCCTCGGTACGGCTGTAG
- a CDS encoding pyridoxal-phosphate-dependent aminotransferase family protein, translating into MPNDLFAQINPPHRLLMGPGPINADPRVLRAMASQLVGQYDPAMTGYMNQVMALYRQLFRTDNRWTMLVDGTSRAGIEAILVSAIRPGDRVLVPVFGRFGHLLCEIARRCRADVHTIEVPWGEVFTPDQIEDAIKRVKPRLLLTVQGDTSTTLLQPLAELGDICRRHDVLFYTDATASFGGNPLETDAWGLDAVSAGLQKCLGGPSGSSPVTLSSRMEAVIRQRKCVEQGIRTTDHQDGDDEMIYSNYFDLGMIMDYWGPERLNHHTEATSMLFASRECARIILEEGLDSCIARHQLHGKALLAGIEGMGLQPYGDIANKMSNVLGVVIPSGIHGEQVRKLLLEDFAIEIGTSFGPLQGKIWRIGTMGYNARKDCVMQTLTALEAVLNRLGFRSVQGAALQAAWTVYDAAQAPT; encoded by the coding sequence ATGCCTAACGACCTGTTTGCACAGATCAATCCGCCCCATCGTTTGCTCATGGGGCCCGGCCCGATCAATGCCGACCCGCGCGTACTGCGCGCGATGGCCAGCCAACTGGTCGGGCAGTATGACCCGGCGATGACCGGGTACATGAATCAGGTGATGGCGCTGTACCGCCAACTGTTCCGTACCGACAACCGCTGGACCATGCTGGTGGACGGCACTTCCCGCGCTGGCATTGAAGCCATTCTGGTTTCGGCGATCCGCCCCGGCGACCGGGTGCTGGTGCCGGTATTTGGCCGTTTCGGCCACCTGCTGTGCGAGATAGCTCGCCGCTGCCGCGCCGATGTCCACACCATCGAGGTGCCGTGGGGCGAAGTGTTCACGCCGGACCAAATAGAAGACGCCATCAAGCGGGTGAAGCCGCGCCTGTTGCTCACCGTGCAGGGCGATACCTCCACCACCCTGTTGCAGCCGCTGGCTGAACTGGGAGACATCTGCCGTCGTCATGACGTGCTGTTTTATACCGATGCCACCGCCTCGTTCGGCGGCAACCCGCTGGAAACCGATGCCTGGGGGCTGGATGCGGTCTCGGCCGGGTTGCAGAAATGCCTGGGCGGCCCGTCCGGCAGCTCGCCGGTGACGCTCAGTTCGCGTATGGAAGCGGTGATTCGCCAGCGCAAATGCGTGGAGCAGGGGATCCGCACCACCGACCATCAGGACGGTGACGACGAAATGATTTACTCCAACTACTTCGACCTCGGCATGATCATGGATTACTGGGGACCGGAGCGGTTGAACCACCATACTGAAGCCACCAGCATGTTGTTCGCTTCCCGCGAGTGCGCCCGCATCATTCTGGAAGAAGGGCTGGATAGCTGTATCGCCCGTCACCAGTTGCACGGCAAGGCGTTGTTGGCCGGTATTGAAGGCATGGGGTTGCAGCCCTACGGCGACATCGCCAACAAAATGAGTAACGTGCTGGGCGTGGTGATCCCGTCGGGTATTCACGGTGAGCAGGTGCGCAAGCTGCTGCTGGAGGATTTCGCCATCGAGATCGGCACCTCGTTCGGGCCGTTGCAGGGCAAGATTTGGCGTATCGGCACCATGGGCTATAACGCACGTAAAGACTGCGTGATGCAAACGTTGACCGCGCTGGAAGCGGTACTGAACCGTCTTGGTTTCCGTTCTGTGCAAGGGGCGGCGTTGCAGGCCGCCTGGACTGTGTACGACGCCGCGCAGGCGCCGACATGA
- the hpxK gene encoding allantoate amidohydrolase, with the protein MSEVLMDSVMTDFNAQAAARRVMTRCDQLATISETHGQLTRVYLSPQHLQTNQQTGEWMREAGMRVWQDSVGNICGRYEGSTPGAPALLLGSHLDTVRNAGRYDGMLGVLAAIETVSFLHQHGIRLPVALEVVGFGDEEGTRFDVTLLGSRGLTGTWPDGWLSRPDANGVTVAQALTQAGLDPEAIAQAARPAAEILAYLELHIEQGPCLEQAGLALGVVTAINGARRLNCTFTGHAGHAGTVPMSQRQDALAAAAAWMTQAEQMTRDSDPYLVATFGTLQCLPGAANVIPGEVRLTLDIRGPDDKPLDALLQRLLTLAQDIAMQRHCAFSADEYYRIAATRCDDALQQRLSAAVMQVQGENLSLPSGAGHDAIAIAERWPVGMLFMRCKGGISHHPDESVLTDDVALALQALLLTVWGYR; encoded by the coding sequence ATGAGCGAGGTGCTGATGGACAGCGTGATGACGGATTTCAATGCGCAGGCGGCGGCCAGACGGGTGATGACGCGTTGCGATCAACTGGCGACCATCAGTGAAACCCACGGTCAACTGACGCGCGTTTATCTGTCGCCGCAGCATTTGCAGACCAACCAGCAAACCGGCGAGTGGATGCGCGAAGCCGGAATGCGCGTGTGGCAGGACAGCGTGGGCAATATTTGCGGGCGCTATGAAGGCAGCACGCCGGGCGCACCGGCGCTGCTGCTGGGCTCGCACCTCGACACCGTGCGTAACGCCGGACGTTACGACGGCATGCTGGGGGTGTTGGCGGCGATTGAAACCGTGTCATTCCTGCATCAGCACGGTATTCGCCTGCCGGTAGCGCTGGAAGTGGTCGGTTTTGGCGATGAAGAGGGCACCCGTTTTGACGTCACGTTGCTGGGCAGCCGCGGATTGACCGGCACCTGGCCCGACGGCTGGCTGTCACGCCCGGATGCCAACGGCGTTACCGTGGCGCAGGCACTGACACAGGCCGGGCTGGACCCGGAGGCTATCGCTCAGGCGGCGCGACCGGCGGCGGAGATTCTGGCCTATCTGGAATTGCATATCGAACAAGGCCCGTGTCTGGAACAGGCCGGGTTGGCGTTAGGGGTGGTGACGGCCATTAACGGCGCCCGGCGGCTGAACTGCACCTTTACCGGTCACGCCGGCCATGCCGGCACGGTGCCGATGTCGCAACGTCAGGACGCGCTGGCCGCCGCCGCCGCCTGGATGACCCAGGCGGAGCAGATGACGCGCGATAGCGATCCTTATCTGGTGGCGACCTTCGGTACGTTGCAGTGCCTGCCCGGCGCGGCCAACGTGATTCCCGGTGAGGTGAGGTTGACGCTGGATATTCGCGGGCCGGACGATAAACCGCTGGATGCGTTGCTGCAACGGTTGCTGACGCTGGCGCAGGATATCGCCATGCAACGCCATTGCGCTTTTAGCGCCGACGAGTATTACCGCATTGCCGCCACTCGCTGCGATGACGCATTGCAACAGCGGCTGTCGGCGGCGGTGATGCAGGTGCAGGGCGAAAACCTGTCGTTACCCAGCGGCGCCGGCCATGACGCCATCGCCATCGCCGAACGCTGGCCGGTGGGGATGCTATTTATGCGCTGCAAGGGCGGCATCAGCCATCACCCTGACGAATCGGTATTGACCGATGATGTCGCGCTGGCATTGCAGGCGCTGCTGCTCACGGTGTGGGGATATCGATAA